The proteins below are encoded in one region of Lactuca sativa cultivar Salinas chromosome 3, Lsat_Salinas_v11, whole genome shotgun sequence:
- the LOC111877174 gene encoding shaggy-related protein kinase epsilon, whose protein sequence is MNVMRRLKSIASGRSSVSDPGGDSSIKRVKVEQEVESNVTNEPQSVEKSTEGVEQPMDATSTDMAASTSNTSSVPKPEKSDYDELPKEMHEMKIKEDKSEDKEIEATVVNGNGTEKGQVIVTTVGGRNGQPKQTLSYMAERVVGTGSFGVVFEAKCLETGESVAIKKVLQDKRYKNRELQIMRLLDHPNVVPLKNCFYSTTEKNEVYLNVVLEYVPETVYRVSRHYSRMTHQIPLLYVQLYTYQICRALNYIHCVIGVCHRDIKPQNLLVNPHTHQLKLCDFGSAKMLVPGEPNISYICSRYYRAPELIFGATEYTNAIDMWSVGCVLAELLLGHPLFPGESGVDQLVEIIKILGTPTREEIKCMNPHYTEFKFPQIKAHPWHKIFHKRMPPEAVDLVSRLLQYSPKLRCSALEACAHPFFDDLREQSTTLPNGKPLPPLFNFTPQELAHASPELLQRLVPKPKHVEK, encoded by the exons ATGAATGTGATGCGTCGTCTGAAGAGTATAGCTTCTGGTCGCTCGTCCGTTTCAGATCCT GGTGGCGATTCTAGCATTAAAAGGGTAAAAGTTGAGCAAGAAGTAGAATCAAATGTTACTAATGAACCACAATCAGTAGAAAAGAGTACAGAGGGTGTAGAGCAACCAATGGATGCTACATCTACAGATATGGCTGCAAGTACATCCAACACATCTTCTGTTCCAAAACCTGAAAAATCTGACTATGACGAGCTTCCAAAAGAAATGCACGAAATGAAAATCAAGGAAGATAAATCTGAAGACAAG GAAATTGAAGCTACTGTTGTCAATGGAAATGGAACTGAAAAGGGTCAAGTAATAGTGACTACTGTTGGTGGTCGAAATGGACAACCAAAACAG ACTTTGTCTTACATGGCTGAGCGTGTGGTTGGCACTGGTTCTTTTGGAGTTGTTTTTGAG GCCAAATGCCTTGAAACTGGGGAGTCTGTTGCTATAAAGAAGGTGCTACAGGATAAAAGATACAAAAACAGAGAACTTCAAATTATGCGATTACTTGATCATCCAAATGTTGTTCctttaaaaaattgtttttattcaACAACCGAAAAGAACGAAGTGTACCTCAATGTAGTTTTGGAATATGTCCCTGAAACAGTGTATCGTGTGTCAAGACATTACAGCAGGATGACACATCAGATACCTCTTCTATACGTACAATTGTACACGTATCAA ATTTGTCGGGCTCTTAATTATATACACTGTGTGATTGGTGTATGCCATCGTGATATTAAGCCACAAAATCTATTG GTGAATCCACATACTCATCAGCTTAAGTTATGTGATTTTGGGAGTGCAAAGATGTTG GTGCCTGGTGAACCAAATATTTCTTATATCTGTTCAAGATACTATCGGGCTCCTGAATTAATCTTTGGAGCAACAGAATACACAAATGCAATTGACATGTGGTCTGTTGGTTGTGTTTTGGCCGAGTTACTACTGGGGCAT CCTCTTTTTCCCGGTGAAAGTGGTGTAGATCAGCTGGTAGAGATTATCAAG atTTTGGGGACACCAACGAGAGAGGAGATCAAGTGTATGAATCCTCATTACACAGAATTCAAGTTTCCACAGATTAAAGCTCATCCATGGCATAAG ATATTTCACAAGCGAATGCCACCCGAAGCAGTTGACCTTGTCTCACGCCTACTCCAATACTCACCAAAACTTCGATGTAGCGCT ttGGAGGCATGTGCCCACCCGTTTTTTGATGATTTGAGGGAGCAAAGCACAACCTTACCAAATGGCAAACCCCTTCCTCCACTATTCAATTTTACACCACAAG AACTTGCTCATGCATCTCCGGAATTGCTTCAACGCCTTGTACCCAAAcccaaacacgtggaaaaatgA
- the LOC111877171 gene encoding E3 ubiquitin-protein ligase At1g12760 yields the protein MSTAIPSNSPSSSSESNTTNIDATPLLSTTSAISDQIFLTRQFVRGPPSLRGAARFLRRASSRRMLREPSMRVRESAAEQIEERQSDWAYSRPIVILDLIWNLAFVTVSVAVLVMSLKESPVMPLRVWIVGYALQCLLHMVCVYVEYKHRYQQRSFEANNDNSNSATSGNEGLENVDFASSRLQNDDDTSVAKHLESANTMFSFIWWIIGFYWVSAGGQSLSSESPQLYWLCITFLAFDVFFVVICVAVACLVGIAVCCCLPCIIAILYAVADQEGATKDDIDRLPKYKFKRIGNFEKENEEIQEAFGGLMIECDTDSPIEHVLPREDAECCICLSAYDDGTDLRELPCCHHFHALCIDKWLYINATCPLCKFNILKNATQGNDV from the exons ATGTCGACAGCAATACCCTCTAATTCCCCCTCTTCTTCATCCGAATCCAACACCACCAACATCGATGCAACTCCATTACTCTCCACAACCTCCGCCATTTCCGACCAAATCTTCCTTACTCGACAATTCGTCAGAGGCCCACCTTCCCTCCGTGGCGCCGCGAGGTTTCTCCGTCGTGCCAGCAGTCGGAGAATGCTCCGTGAACCGTCAATGCGAGTGAGGGAATCAGCCGCAGAGCAAATTGAGGAACGGCAGAGTGATTGGGCGTATTCTCGCCCAATTGTTATCTTAGACCTAATTTGGAACCTTGCGTTTGTGACTGTTTCAGTTGCGGTTTTAGTTATGAGTTTGAAGGAGTCTCCAGTGATGCCATTGAGGGTTTGGATTGTTGGGTATGCGTTGCAGTGTCTGCTCCATATGGTCTGTGTGTATGTTGAGTATAAACATCGTTACCAACAACGTTCGTTTGAAGCTAATAATGACAATTCCAATTCTGCAACTTCTGGAAATGAAGGTCTGGAGAATGTTGATTTTGCTTCGAGTAGGTTGCAGAATGACGATGACACAAG TGTTGCAAAGCATCTGGAGTCTGCTAATACAATGTTTTCATTTATTTGGTGGATTATTGGATTCTATTGGGTGTCAGCAGGTGGTCAAAGTCTGAGTTCTGAGTCACCTCAGTTATACTG GCTTTGTATAACGTTTTTGGCTTTTGATGTGTTTTTTGTGGTTATTTGTGTTGCTGTGGCATGTCTTGTTGGCATTGCTGTTTGCTGCTGTTTACCTTGTATTATTGCTATTTTATATGCTGTTGCTGATCAG gAGGGTGCAACTAAGGATGATATTGATCGTTTGCCTAAATACAAGTTCAAAAGAATTGgtaattttgaaaaagaaaatgagGAAATTCAAGAAGCTTTTGGTGGATTGATGATTGAATGTGATACCGATTCACCCATTGAACATGTTCTACCTCGTGAAGATGCT GAATGTTGCATTTGTCTCTCTGCTTATGATGATGGAACCGATCTTCGTGAGCTCCCTTGTTGTCACCATTTTCACGCACTTTGCATCGACAAATGGCTTTACATTAACGCAACATGTCCACTATGCAAATTCAACATATTAAAAAACGCTACTCAAGGAAATGATGTATGA
- the LOC111877172 gene encoding BON1-associated protein 2, producing MEKPKNNSLVLELTIISAESLSLTKTRPVKKNVFVIIKTDSNNSQTTTMDTENGSYPSWNQKFLTEMSMHAKFFTLEVHCNNFSGDRVVGSARVPVSDFSNGYLPSDYLHFLSYRLRDRYGERNGIINLSVKVKSSSNIANNSISSIPTTYSLKTNGWNYGATMGQNVTHGVAIGVPIRNRY from the coding sequence ATGGAAAAGCCAAAAAACAATTCATTGGTTCTCGAACTCACAATCATATCCGCCGAATCCCTTTCACTTACCAAAACACGTCCGGTGAAGAAAAACGTGTTTGTCATCATCAAAACAGACTCCAACAACAGTCAGACCACCACCATGGATACTGAAAACGGGTCTTATCCTTCATGGAATCAGAAGTTCTTGACAGAAATGTCAATGCATGCGAAATTTTTCACGTTAGAAGTTCATTGCAACAACTTTTCAGGTGATCGTGTTGTTGGGTCGGCTAGGGTTCCGGTGTCAGATTTTAGTAATGGATATTTACCGAGTGATTATTTGCATTTTTTAAGCTATAGGTTGAGAGACAGATATGGCGAACGTAATGGGATAATTAATTTATCTGTTAAGGTTAAGTCGTCAAGTAATATTGCTAACAACAGTATTAGCAGTATTCCAACGACTTACTCCTTAAAGACAAACGGGTGGAATTACGGGGCCACCATGGGTCAAAATGTAACTCATGGGGTGGCGATTGGTGTTCCTATTCGAAATAGATATTAA